Proteins encoded within one genomic window of Nonomuraea gerenzanensis:
- a CDS encoding STM4011 family radical SAM protein, with protein MLTILYRGPLASCDYDCAYCPFAKRRDTPEQLRADRAALERFTAWVAGRDFEVSILFTPWGEGLVRSWYRRALVELSALPHVARVAIQTNLSCRTDWLAQASERAALWVTYHPTQVPYERFLAKVRSLPVRHSVGIVGDPAHLPHARRLRADLPPETYVWVNAEEGRLYTDAEAAQWAAIDPLFAYSRFPHASAGLPCRTGDSVISVNGDGTVRRCHFVPKVLGNLYDGSYLPALRPRPCPATACDCHIGYVHLEPLGLYDVFAGGVLERIPRLS; from the coding sequence ATGCTGACCATCCTCTACCGCGGCCCCCTGGCGAGCTGCGACTACGACTGCGCCTACTGCCCGTTCGCCAAGCGCCGCGACACCCCGGAGCAGCTCCGCGCCGACCGGGCGGCGCTGGAACGGTTCACGGCCTGGGTGGCCGGGCGGGACTTCGAGGTGTCGATCCTGTTCACGCCGTGGGGCGAGGGCCTGGTCAGATCGTGGTACCGGCGCGCCCTCGTGGAGCTGTCCGCGCTGCCGCACGTGGCCAGGGTCGCCATCCAGACGAACCTGAGCTGCCGTACGGACTGGCTCGCGCAGGCGTCGGAACGGGCCGCGCTGTGGGTCACCTACCACCCGACGCAGGTCCCGTACGAACGGTTCCTGGCCAAGGTCCGCTCCCTGCCCGTCCGGCACAGCGTCGGCATCGTCGGCGACCCGGCGCACCTGCCGCACGCGCGACGGCTGCGGGCCGACCTGCCGCCGGAGACGTACGTGTGGGTCAACGCCGAGGAGGGCCGTCTCTACACCGACGCCGAGGCGGCCCAGTGGGCGGCCATCGACCCCCTCTTCGCCTACAGCCGCTTCCCGCACGCCAGCGCGGGCCTGCCGTGCCGCACCGGCGACAGCGTGATCTCGGTGAACGGCGACGGCACGGTGCGCCGCTGCCACTTCGTCCCGAAGGTGCTGGGCAACCTCTACGACGGCTCCTACCTGCCCGCCCTGCGGCCCCGCCCGTGCCCGGCCACCGCCTGCGACTGCCACATCGGCTACGTGCACCTGGAGCCGCTGGGCCTGTACGACGTCTTCGCGGGCGGCGTCCTGGAGCGCATCCCACGCCTCTCGTAG
- a CDS encoding STM4012 family radical SAM protein — MRPYESYVYAYPHKTAYRPLDPRPRLKEVWAGERPGALYVHIPFCEMRCGFCNLFTRTGAPEELVTAYLDALERQAEQAREALQETGFATAAFGGGTPTYLSARELTRLFDLTERTMGVDLARLPLSVETSPATATPDRLSVLAERGTSRISIGVQSFVPEEARSAVRPQKRAEVDAALDTIRASGVPVLNIDLIYGIDGQTPRSWLYSLDTALGWRPEELYLYPLYVRPLTGLGKQGRAWDDQRLELYRTGRDHLLAAGYEQVSMRMFRLPGSPGSTGYCCQTDGMVGLGCGARSYTSALHYSFDYAVGARHVRSIIDDYVTRTDFTTANVGFALSPTERRRRHLIQSLLQAEGLSRRLYADQFGTDALADFPLLDSFGEWLTVTDTAVTLTPDGLAYSDAIGPALFSPRVRQLMDGYQAC, encoded by the coding sequence ATGCGGCCGTATGAGAGTTACGTCTACGCCTACCCGCACAAGACCGCCTACCGGCCGCTCGACCCCCGGCCGCGGCTGAAGGAGGTCTGGGCGGGCGAGCGGCCGGGCGCCCTGTACGTGCACATCCCGTTCTGCGAGATGCGCTGCGGTTTCTGCAACCTGTTCACCCGCACCGGCGCCCCCGAGGAGCTCGTCACCGCCTACCTCGACGCCCTCGAACGGCAGGCCGAACAAGCCCGCGAGGCGTTGCAGGAGACCGGCTTCGCCACGGCGGCGTTCGGCGGCGGCACGCCGACCTACCTCAGCGCCCGCGAGCTGACCCGCCTGTTCGACCTGACCGAGCGCACGATGGGCGTGGACCTGGCGCGCCTCCCGCTGTCGGTGGAGACCTCCCCCGCCACCGCCACCCCCGACCGCCTGTCCGTGCTGGCCGAGCGGGGCACGTCGCGGATCTCCATCGGCGTGCAGAGCTTCGTGCCCGAGGAGGCCCGCTCGGCCGTGCGCCCCCAGAAGCGCGCCGAGGTGGACGCGGCGCTGGACACGATCAGGGCGTCCGGCGTGCCGGTGCTGAACATCGACCTGATCTACGGCATCGACGGCCAGACGCCCCGCTCGTGGCTGTACTCGCTGGACACCGCGCTCGGCTGGCGGCCCGAGGAGCTCTACCTCTACCCGCTGTACGTCCGGCCGCTGACCGGGCTCGGCAAGCAGGGCCGCGCCTGGGACGACCAGCGCCTGGAGCTGTACAGAACGGGCCGCGACCACCTGCTGGCCGCCGGCTACGAGCAGGTGTCGATGCGCATGTTCCGCCTGCCCGGTTCGCCCGGCTCCACCGGCTACTGCTGCCAGACCGACGGCATGGTGGGCCTGGGCTGCGGCGCCCGCTCGTACACCAGTGCCCTGCACTACTCCTTCGACTACGCCGTCGGCGCCCGCCACGTGCGCTCGATCATCGACGACTACGTCACCCGGACCGACTTCACCACCGCGAACGTCGGCTTCGCGCTCTCCCCGACCGAGCGCAGGCGCCGCCACCTCATCCAGTCGCTGCTGCAGGCCGAGGGCCTGTCACGACGCCTGTACGCCGACCAGTTCGGCACCGACGCGCTGGCCGACTTCCCGCTCCTGGACTCCTTCGGCGAGTGGCTCACGGTCACGGACACCGCCGTCACGCTCACCCCCGACGGGCTGGCGTACTCGGACGCGATCGGCCCCGCCCTGTTCTCGCCGCGGGTCAGGCAGCTCATGGACGGATACCAGGCATGCTGA
- a CDS encoding STM4013/SEN3800 family hydrolase produces MNETGPTRALDMNTIVGSHDILLVTLDTLRYDVAAAQAEAGLLPGLLPPGVRWERRHSPGSFTYAAHAALFAGFLPTPVTPGPHPRLFAATFPGSETTAAGTWVFDAPDLPAGLARAGYHTVCIGGVGFFNKLTPLGSALPGLFAESHWEPEFGVTNPASLEHQIDRAAEVLTRVPGPVMLFLNVSALHQPNHFYLPGATGDSLDSHAAALRYVDRHIGRLYALMRRRRPCLAIVCSDHGTAYGEDGHAGHRIGHEVVWTVPYTHFVLESHAAV; encoded by the coding sequence ATGAACGAGACGGGGCCGACCCGCGCGCTGGACATGAACACGATCGTGGGTAGCCACGACATCCTGCTCGTCACGCTCGACACGCTGCGCTACGACGTGGCCGCCGCCCAGGCCGAGGCCGGGCTGCTGCCCGGCCTCCTGCCACCGGGCGTGCGCTGGGAGCGGCGGCACAGCCCGGGCAGCTTCACCTACGCCGCCCACGCCGCGCTCTTCGCCGGCTTCCTGCCCACGCCCGTCACCCCTGGCCCGCACCCCCGGCTGTTCGCCGCCACGTTCCCCGGCAGCGAGACGACGGCGGCGGGCACGTGGGTGTTCGACGCGCCCGACCTGCCCGCCGGGCTCGCGCGGGCGGGCTACCACACGGTGTGCATCGGCGGCGTCGGCTTCTTCAACAAGCTGACCCCGCTCGGGTCGGCGCTGCCCGGCCTGTTCGCCGAGAGCCACTGGGAGCCGGAGTTCGGCGTGACGAACCCCGCCTCGCTGGAGCACCAGATCGACCGCGCCGCCGAGGTGCTGACCCGCGTGCCCGGCCCCGTCATGCTCTTCCTCAACGTCTCGGCCCTGCACCAGCCGAACCACTTCTACCTGCCAGGGGCCACCGGCGACTCCCTGGACAGCCACGCCGCCGCGCTGCGTTACGTGGACCGCCACATCGGGCGGCTCTACGCGCTCATGCGCCGCCGCCGGCCCTGCCTGGCCATCGTCTGCTCCGACCACGGCACCGCGTACGGCGAGGACGGGCACGCCGGCCACCGCATCGGCCACGAGGTGGTGTGGACGGTCCCTTACACCCATTTCGTCCTGGAGAGCCATGCGGCCGTATGA
- a CDS encoding STM4014 family protein has product MTVSFAVVGTPQDRRVTLFRDAVLARGLAEPHVIAWRDVLAGRELSAPTGASAGRELAAPSDVLLRIDSPGEDPQADALLRGPGEPSRVGGGAAWYRAFTAGLARITAIPGVRLLGDAGEIGVMFDKRRCHARLSAAGVPVPEGFSAGSYEELRDAMAARRWARVFVKPAHGSSASGVIAFQAHAGRVHAATSATWVGGVLCNTLRVRAVTDEAEVRRLVDFLAPDGLHVERWFPKASAGGRAFDLRVVTVAGRPTHAVVRTSRSPMTNLHLGGSRGDLEVVRGRAGLWERVLEAAARAAGCFPRSLSTGVDVMVGSDWRSVAVAEVNAFGDLLPGLGDFSGHGRDTYAEQVEAVLTGAWT; this is encoded by the coding sequence GTGACGGTGTCCTTCGCCGTCGTCGGGACGCCGCAGGACCGCCGGGTCACGCTGTTCCGCGACGCCGTGCTCGCCCGCGGCCTCGCGGAGCCGCACGTCATCGCCTGGCGCGACGTGCTGGCCGGGCGGGAGCTCAGCGCACCCACGGGCGCGTCGGCCGGGCGGGAACTCGCAGCGCCTTCGGACGTGCTGCTGCGCATCGACTCGCCCGGCGAAGATCCGCAGGCCGACGCGTTGCTGCGCGGCCCCGGCGAGCCGTCGCGGGTCGGCGGGGGCGCCGCCTGGTACCGGGCGTTCACCGCCGGGCTGGCGCGGATCACGGCCATCCCCGGCGTACGGCTGCTGGGCGACGCGGGCGAGATCGGCGTGATGTTCGACAAACGGCGCTGCCACGCGCGGCTGTCGGCGGCCGGGGTGCCGGTGCCGGAGGGCTTCTCCGCCGGTTCGTACGAGGAACTGCGGGACGCCATGGCGGCCCGCCGATGGGCCCGCGTGTTCGTCAAGCCGGCCCACGGCTCGTCGGCGTCCGGCGTGATCGCCTTCCAGGCCCACGCAGGCCGGGTGCACGCGGCCACGTCGGCCACCTGGGTCGGCGGGGTCCTGTGCAACACGCTGCGGGTCAGGGCCGTGACCGACGAGGCGGAGGTGCGGCGCCTGGTGGACTTCCTGGCGCCCGACGGGCTGCACGTCGAGCGGTGGTTCCCCAAGGCGTCCGCAGGCGGGCGGGCGTTCGACCTGCGGGTGGTGACGGTGGCGGGCAGGCCCACGCACGCCGTCGTGCGGACCAGCCGCAGCCCGATGACGAACCTGCACCTCGGCGGCTCGCGGGGCGACCTGGAGGTGGTGCGGGGGCGGGCCGGGCTGTGGGAGCGGGTGCTGGAGGCGGCGGCGCGGGCGGCCGGGTGCTTCCCGCGCAGCCTGAGCACGGGCGTGGACGTGATGGTCGGATCGGACTGGCGGTCGGTGGCGGTGGCGGAGGTCAACGCGTTCGGGGACCTGCTGCCGGGCTTGGGGGATTTTTCGGGACATGGGCGAGACACATACGCCGAACAGGTCGAGGCGGTGCTGACCGGCGCATGGACATGA